Part of the Bacillota bacterium genome, TCATGAGGATACCCGAAGTCTACCGGTCTTCGGCAAGCCAATTCCACCACCCACGCTTTAGCTTCAGAAGATATCCGAGGAGGACGCCCAGAACGCGGCAGGTCTTCGAGAGCTGCCTGTAGGCCAAGATCCAAGGCCTTATCAATACATCGCTCGACAGTTGGCCTGCTCAGATGCAGCTCCCGGGCCATCTGGGATACGGACTTGCCATCCGCGAAGTCCAGTAGTATTTTAGCCCGCGTAACACTAGAATGGGCCTCTGTTCTGGAGTTGGCGATCCGTCTTAACATCATTCGTTCCTCATTTGACCATTGAATTCTTGGCCTTACTCTTCGTGGTGTCATTCACAATCCCCCCAAATTCCTTTGAGAAGATCATATACCACTATCAACCATATTGCAATGTTATTTTACGAACTGACTACTAGAAGTGCTAGGAGTGTAGCTAGAAATACCGTAGCGTCGGAACCTCGCCGAGCCTTTTTATATGGCATGTGTCATTCAGCGTATGAATTATGTAACGGTCATAGGCCGGCTCGATCACATTGATACAGCATGTATCCTGGCCGATCAGCCAAAAGTGGGAGTTGTCAAGGCCGAGCGCGGCGCAGAGCAGGACTTTGTTCACAACCCGGTGAGATACCATGACGATATTCCCCTCGGGATGTTTGGCTATGAGGCTCTTCATAGCGCTCGTAGCCCGCTGCGACACCTCATCAAGGCTTTCCCCGCCAGGAAAGCGAACGTTTTGCGGCTCCCTTTGCCAGAGTCGATATATGTCAGGGTATCTCTGGCTCACTTCTTCGATCGTGAGGCCCTGCCATTCCCCGAAATCGATGTCGATGAGCCCATCGACAGGCGTTACGGTCAGTGCAATGTTGGAATTCGGATTATGAGACTTATGAAACGCAGCTATTTCCTCTGCGGTCTTCATGGCCCTCTTCAGCGGGCTCGAGTATACAGCCTCAAACTCAAGGTGGCTGAGGGCCTTGCCCGTTGCCGCGGCCTGGCTGATCCCGGTCTCGTCTAGCTCGACGTCCAGCCTCCCCCTACATATGCTATCCTTGTTCCACTTGGTCTGCCCATGACGGACGAGGAATATTTTCATAATGACAGCTACCTCCAGAGTAAGGATATCTATGCAGACATCAAGCACAAAAGTATGCAGCAGTCACACAGATGCATGTGCCGTTTTACACATCAATTAGGATCACCTTAATGGGCACAGCTGGAAAATGGCGCCTAAGGCGTTCAATATCATAGATTAGTTGCTCTCCATAGGATACTCCGGTAGACATCTGCTTGTGTAGACTGTACGCCGGGACGATTTCAACCCCAACATCTGCCTTATACTCGTTAAAGAAATATTGAAATTTAGCTAGGTCATAGAACATAAATGCATACTTTCCAAACTGAACCTCCACGAGAACGCGAGATTTTACGAAGTCAATTTGCTTAAAAGCCCCTTTGACCTCGATATCATACCCGGGGATGCTTATGGTATATGTATCTTTGAGCTCATGGAAGCCTCTTACCTCGAATTCCTCGCGGAATCTTTTGTTCAGCTCCTTTGGGGAATACAGGAGTTTACCCTTTTTGGACCTTTCGTTGCTCACCTTAGTCTTGGCGGAGATATTTACAGATTCAATTATGGAGTTAATTTCCTTGTCTATCTCAGGATAGTCAACCTGGAGGATTTGTCTACCCCCAAGGTGGGAATACTCGAAAATCTTCT contains:
- a CDS encoding BstYI, giving the protein MKKIFEYSHLGGRQILQVDYPEIDKEINSIIESVNISAKTKVSNERSKKGKLLYSPKELNKRFREEFEVRGFHELKDTYTISIPGYDIEVKGAFKQIDFVKSRVLVEVQFGKYAFMFYDLAKFQYFFNEYKADVGVEIVPAYSLHKQMSTGVSYGEQLIYDIERLRRHFPAVPIKVILIDV
- a CDS encoding helix-turn-helix domain-containing protein, producing MTPRRVRPRIQWSNEERMMLRRIANSRTEAHSSVTRAKILLDFADGKSVSQMARELHLSRPTVERCIDKALDLGLQAALEDLPRSGRPPRISSEAKAWVVELACRRPVDFGYPH
- a CDS encoding histidine phosphatase family protein; translation: MKIFLVRHGQTKWNKDSICRGRLDVELDETGISQAAATGKALSHLEFEAVYSSPLKRAMKTAEEIAAFHKSHNPNSNIALTVTPVDGLIDIDFGEWQGLTIEEVSQRYPDIYRLWQREPQNVRFPGGESLDEVSQRATSAMKSLIAKHPEGNIVMVSHRVVNKVLLCAALGLDNSHFWLIGQDTCCINVIEPAYDRYIIHTLNDTCHIKRLGEVPTLRYF